From Watersipora subatra chromosome 2, tzWatSuba1.1, whole genome shotgun sequence, one genomic window encodes:
- the LOC137387306 gene encoding chaperone protein DnaJ-like isoform X1, with amino-acid sequence MLPRAIMRRRAVGLCNWLVTRREILSLGSCIGTPRLYKLPLCESGSVSCFHTSVSSTQKDYYKILGVTKDASSKEIREAYVELVKKTHPDRPGTSHSFAPGEDFIGIQEAYEVLNDPKRRSEYDLVHVGYKQQQATKDRYQAKVRNWDRDVSDTFKPRRFHPDSLDTDESYKRTDTAVAGSGDFATVAYIVIALLILSALGFMFF; translated from the exons atgTTACCTCGTGCAATAATGAGAAGGCGGGCTGTTGGCCTGTGCAACTGGTTAGTCACGCGTAGAGAAATTTTGTCTCTTGGATCTTGCATCGGAACACCTCGGCTCTACAAATTACCTTTATGCGAATCCGGCTCAGTTTCATGTTTTCATACATCTGTGAGCAGCACACAAAAAGATTACTATAAGATCCTCGGGGTTACCAAAGATGCTTCGAGTAAAGAAATAAGAGAAGCCTATGTGGAG CTTGTCAAAAAGACGCACCCTGATCGACCTGGCACGTCTCATTCCTTCGCGCCAGGAGAGGATTTCATAGGCATACAGGAAGCATACGAAGTGCTCAATGACCCTAAGAGAAGGTCTGAATATGACCTTGTGCATGTGGGATACAAACAGCAACAGGCAACTAAAGATCG GTACCAGGCTAAAGTTAGAAATTGGGACAGAGATGTTAGCGACACTTTCAAACCACGGAGGTTTCACCCAGATTCATT AGATACTGACGAGTCCTACAAGCGGACAGATACTGCTGTTGCAGGCTCTGGAGACTTTGCAACCGTTGCCTACATTGTTATTGCTCTGCTCATTTTATCTGCTCTCGGCTTTATGTTTTTCTGA